In the genome of Cryptomeria japonica chromosome 8, Sugi_1.0, whole genome shotgun sequence, one region contains:
- the LOC131857762 gene encoding uncharacterized protein LOC131857762: MASTTRGGGRKRDPMWKHGTPGAVAGEVQREAKAKLSEFEQKKTEKKRTAKAMTGPTRNISSTESENFGVGSNTSSFFIPRNTPGAQPGLVGTSWNKEVHQQTRAVVARFWIYNNIPFSIIESPYWEQMVSGLTISGKGFKSPSRYELSGPLLQDEVQNTHQLVEQQRRNWERNGCTILSDGWTDSRNRTLINFLVVSGGQVVFLKSIDASDQVKNAETLCNMLDEVVTEVGVQNVVQVVTDNAAAYVAAGKLLQARHPSLFWSPCAAHCLDLLVEDIGKLSWAKNVVEDGREITKYISTTHGSWSL; the protein is encoded by the exons ATGGCTTCTACAACTAGAGGTGGTGGTAGAAAGAGGGATCCTATGTGGAAACATGGCACACCAGGTGCAGTGGCAGGAGAG GTTCAAAGGGAGGCAAAAGCAAAACTTTCAGAATTTGAGCAAAAGAAAACAGAAAAAAAGAGGACAGCAAAGGCAATGACAGGCCCAACGAGGAATATCAGTTCTACAGAGTCAGAAAATTTTGGGGTGGGCAGCAATACATCTAGTTTTTTCATTCCtcgtaacactcctggtgcacaacctggattggTAGGTACTTCATGGAATAAGGAAGTGCATCAACAGACAAGAGCGGTAGTGGCTAGATTTTGGATTTACAACAATATTCCGTTTAGTATTATTGAGAGTCCATATTGGGAGCAAATGGTCAGTGGATTGACCATTTCTGGTAAGGGGTTCAAGTCCCCAAGTCGTTATGAGTTGAGTGGGCCattattgcaggatgaggtccaaaacacacaTCAGCTGGTGGAACAACAAAGGAGGAATTGGGAAAGGAATGGCTGCACCATTTTATCTGATGGGTGGACGGATAGTAGGAATAGGACACTCATAAACTTTCTAGTTGTTTCAGGGGGACAGGTGGTATTTTTAAAATCGATTGATGCCTCAGATCAAGTGAAGAATGCagaaaccttgtgcaacatgttggatgaggtggtgaccGAAGTGGGAGTGCAGAATGTTGTTCAGGTTGTGAccgataatgcagctgcatatgtggcagcggGTAAACTTCTACAGGCTAGGCATCcgtcattattttggagcccttgtgctgctcATTGCCTTGATTTACTCgtcgaggacatagggaaacttagTTGGGCGAAgaatgtggttgaagatggaagggaaATCACAAAGTACATCTCAACCACACATGGGTCTTGGAGCTTATGA